The genome window GGTGCTGAAGGCTTGCTCTGCTAGGAAAggggtctttctctttctcacatgttctttgggagtttttttttttttttttaataaacttcatgcatttaaaatatttatttatttacttttggccacGCAagtggggccttcccaggtgactcagtggtaaagaacccgcctgcaatgcaggagtcgtgggttcgatccctgggttgggaagatcccctggaggaggaaatggcaacccactccagtcttcttgccaagaaaatcccatgcacagaggagcctggtgggctacagtctatggggttgcaaaagagttggatacaacttagtaactgagaATGTACGCAGCACATGGGAAcccttaattccccaaccaggaattgaatccgcaGCCCCTGCCTTGAAAacggggagtcttaaccactagaccgccagggaagtccctctcttgcGGGTTTGGAGACCACTAGGCTTGGCCCGGTCAGGGTTGCAGGTCCACACTCCTGGTTCACAGACACAGGCATGGAGAGTAACCACTGTGGGTGGTGTCTCTGAGAGGTTCTCCTTGAGATCGCTCAAAATTGGCAAAAATATTGGCAAAAATATTAGGGAGGCTGGCTGCTGTTAGCCAGTTACCATTAAACATGCCGTGATCAGAAATGATTTCTACAGCCGGACACACGGTCTTTGTATGTGTgtactgctttttattttgtcttcaccttcttcttcttcttgatcATGCCCTCTTCTCTCCACTGCCTTTCTGTCTCCACATTTTCCCTGGAATGTTCCTGCAGCTGGCCATGGCGTATTGCCAGCAATCTCCAGATACACTTGAGAGTGAGAAAGGTTGGGGGGAAAATAGCATGCTGGTGAGGCCGCCACTTGGGTGCAGTCATTGTGGACTCGGGCAGCTTTCTCTTCTGGTACAGAGAGCACtagagggtggggtgaggggcagagAGCCAGGGGCCCTGGCTTTCTCATCGGACTCTGGGTGTCTCCCAGGAGCGTCACCATCTGCGCAAGAGGCCCCACCCGTCCCAGGAACGCGGGGTCATCCTTGTCCTGCCGGTACTCCACCTGGGAATTTCGGTTCCCCTTCTGTCTCCTGGGGTGAAATGGAGTCTTCTTGGTGTGATGGGCTGATGTGTCATTTATCCCACGGTCATGgaccagagagagagacagagagagagagagactaaagAGGGGGCTGTGTGTCTTAATGCCTAGAGAAGCTGGATGGTGCATGTAGGGTGAGACaaatggggctttttttttttttttttctacttcagttTCTTTTGCTCAATGGCCAGAGAAAGCCCTCCAGTGGGGTTCCTGTCTGGGCCTGAGCATGAATCTTGGGGACCCTGCGTATTTCTGGCTCCTGGTAGAATGCAGCCCTAGCTGGTAAGCCAGCACAGGCCTCCCCAATAAACCACCACCTCACTCTGGAATAGGTTTGCCAGAGGCCCTAAGTGTGGGCTCGAAAGGGGCTCTGTTCTGAGGCCACCCCGGGGCTGGCTCTGGGCTCTAAGTCCCCAGGTCGTGCTCAGAGACAGACAGCGCCTCAACTGCACTCTACTTCCCACCTTCGCCCACTCCTTGAtctgatagcttacagtgaaccaTGTCAGATTCAGTGACCTCccaagaagatttagcttcgggaccagagaccaggcttgaccACTCAGAGCTCTTTTTgtgaaaagggacagaggaagcttctgacacagacatcagaagggggcggAGAatgctagtcttagcaagggagctatatacttttttaattggttattacaataaatcataagaatgtctcaaggttgtaaagatcttactagacccactcccacaatttacattttaagatgacagaattagaattaacaatagaaagattttaCTAGATGCctctcccataatatacattttaagataacaggattagtcagaaggttctcaagaaagagaaacatgtcctcaagcaggatatatTGTTGTTATACATGtaatccttgggcttccctcatagctctgttagtaaagaatccacctgcattgccggagaccctggtttgattcctgggttgggaagatccactggagaagggataggctacccactccagtattcttgggtttccctggtggctcagctggtaaagaatctgctgggtttgatccctgggttgggaagatcccctggagaagggaaagcctacccactccagtgttctggcctggagagtcccatggactggatagtccatggaatatAGTCTATAATATAGTctatattgcagtccatgggttcgcaaagtcagacagggctgagaaACATCATGTTCAAGAGAATAGGATCACGGACAAGAGAAAcatcctcaagcaggatacattgttgttttatatataaaatccttagtacagagttgaAGCTGAGTTGTTTtatcagctctgggcttaaagaaaaaaacatcgtatgtgactaagactaaggaatataggggaaaaaaaatgtgtccctttctcctccttgagaactccagacccctctctcctcctcggggaccccTGACTTCTTATCAACTTACCTAGAAATTGACTCTCAgaccctcccaccctcacccactcCTCGATCCCCGCCGGCTTCCTGAGCAGTGTCACCCCCTGCTGCCCCCAGGTGTGCGGTGAccacagaattctttttttttttagtgactcTCGAAATGCCACGTCCCTGGTGGCCCTGAATCCCATTCGTCACTGTGTACTagcttcctgttgctgctgcagcACCAGGCCCCAGAGGCAGTGGcgtagagctgctgctgctgctaagtcgcttcagtcgtgtccgactctgtgcgaccccatagacggcagcccaccaggctcccccgtccctgggattctccaggcaagagcactggagtgggttgccatttccttctccaatgcatgaaagtgaaaagtgaaagtgaagtcgctcagttgtgtcccactcttagcgaccccatggactgtagcccaccaggctcctccgtccatgggattttccaggcaaaagtactggagtggggtgccattgccttctccaggcgtAGAACAGTGCACACTTAGCGCCTGACCGTTCCTGGAGGGCGGAGATCCAAAGCTGGGCTCTCTGGGCTCTGATGAAGGTGTGGACAGGCCTTTGGGCAGGCCCCAGGGAGAATCACTGCCTGGCCTTTTCCggtttctcctctttcccttacAAGGACCCTGTGAGGACACTGGCCTCCCTGGATgatccagggaagcccctcctcacCTCAGGGTCCTTTGCTTAATCTCCTTGGCAGAGTCTCTTTGAACATACTCAGTCTCTTTGAACCTGGGGGTTAGGGTGTGCTTGTCCCTGTGAGGCTGACATTCTGCCTCCGCACGGGCCATCTCCTCCCTTGTATTACAGGGGAGACCCTGAGGTGGGTCAGGCCCACCCCAAGCGTAGAGTCTTGCAAATTGTCTCGCATGGGAACAACTCAAGGTGGAATCAAACACCCAGTTTCATAGAGAGACACAAATCATTGTGAAAGTTCAGCAAATTCACCGATGCCCCTCTTCCCAGACATCACTGTCGAGTCAAGAACGTCTCAGTCACTTAATGATAAGAAATGCCACtctaattcttagagaaatgcaaatggaaactacagaggtaccacctcacactggtcagaatggccaccattcaAAAGTCTccgaataataaatgctggagagggtgtggagaaaagggaaccttcctatgctgttggtgggaatgtaaattggtgcagtggATAACAGTGGGAGgctcctcagaaaactgaaagtAGAGTTGCCATATGGTCCAGCAGTCCCagtactgggcatatatccagacaaagctataatttgaagagatacatggacccctgtgttcatagcagtactatccacaatagccaagacatgcagACAAcctgtccatggacagatgaacggGTAAAGAACACGTGGCACATACAtatggtggaatattactcagccataaacaaggatgaaataatgtcatttgcagtagTGTGGTGgccctagaggttatcatactaagtgaagtaagtcaaagagaaagacaaataccacaagatatcacttacatgtgttATGTAAAATACAACACAAACGGAACCTATCTATTAATAcaggacagaaacagactcacagacagggAGAACAGACATGTAGTTgccaaggagaagggggtgagggagggacaaattgggagttttggattagcaggtgcaaactattgtatataggatggataaacagcaaggccctctgtacagcacatggaactatattcagGATCCTGCGGtaaaccatatggaaaagaatatgaaaaagaatccgTATAGCAGagttactttgctatacagcagaaaattcacacaacattgtagatcaactagcGGTCAATAAGACTTTCTCTTTTAAATGCCGTGCATGGATCACTCACCTTGTGCAGACTGAGCTGGTTGTAGTCCTGGAGTCAGTGGTAGGTTTCAATCTCAGCCCCACCATTTACAAGGTCCACCCTGTGCAAAGCGCTCCACCTCCCTGAGCTCCAGCTTCCTCACCTGTGACATGAGGTTGACTCAGCAAAGCTTCAAGCTTCAGACAGACTGGACCAAGAATACACATGAAGCACTTTCCAGCACTGAGCATGTCAAAGGCATTTGATAATTAACCCCAGCCACTCCTGGATTCCAAGTCAAACATTCCAGGCTCTTCCCCTTTATCGAATCTTTCACTGGCACGAGACTACAGCAGTTGATACAGGGCATCACtgaggaacagcatgtgcaaggGCCCTGTGGTGGGGAGGACAGGCTGTGCGGTGAGCGTTAGGGGCTGAAGAAGGTCTGTGTGGCACTGTGCTGCCCTGCTCCTTCACCTCGGAGGCCCCTGAAGCCTTGTGCCTTCTGCATGCTCACTGGTCGTGGCTGTAGACACAGAGATGAGTGAGGGCAGAGTACAGGGGCAGGACTGCCTGAGACAACAGGGCTGTCATACAGATCCGGCCTTGGGGGTTCCGGGGTGGGTGTTAGGGTCACACGACCTGAGTTTCTGTGGGCACCAGCCTGGGGGCAGGTGGGTTGGGGTTGGAGAGGGTGGGCCCtgtggccccacccccacccccctcccccggggGGCTGCCCTTGCCATGACATCCTTTCCTGGGGCCAGGTGAAGAAGATGGGCGAGCTGGGGCTTATGGCCATGAATGTGCCCGAGGAGCTCAGCGGAGCCGGCCTTGATTACCTGGCCTACTCCATCGCCATGGAGGAGATCAGCCGGGGCTGTGCCTCCACGGGAGTCATCATGAGTGTCAACAATGTGAGCCTCCCGCCTGGGCCTCGGACACAcaggcagagggggagggggctccagaCGGCCCCACATCCAGGCACAGCCCTCCCTTGGCTCCCCGCCCCTGACCGCCGCTAGGCCTGGTCCTTTGCATGGGGCCTCTGGAGAGAAGAGGCCTGGGGGTGGGCATGCGGGTGTGCTGGGGCCTGCGATGACCTCCCCCCACGGTCCCCCCAGTCCCTCTACTTAGGGCCCATCCTGAAGTTCGGCACCAAGGAGCAGAAGCAGCGGTGGGTTGCTCCCTTCACTAGTGGTGACAAAATTGGCTGCTTTGCCCTCAGTGAACCAGGTACCACCTGGGACCGTGgctcacccacccccaccccgcccgggGTCCACCTTGCCTGAGCTGGGACGGAGGGACTTGGACCCCGCTGTCCCTTTGGCTTGGAGACAGCCAGGTGCCATGTCCCCGCACCTCTAGAGAGGGAGCTGGTGTGGCCCTCCAGCCCCTTCTCTCAGGAGCCAGACCCTGATTCCCTGCGCCTGGGTCTGGCTCACcagctgggggggtggggggcgcagaATGGGGGGGTTGCTTGGCAGGGCTGGGGGGTGCTTGGTGTGGGAAGTGTGAGCTTGGGTCCTGGGCGAGCTGGCGGCGGTGGACTCTGAGTCTGCGTGTGGGGCAGGGAACGGCAGCGACGCAGGGGCCGCGGCCACCACCGCGCGGGCAGACGGTGACTCGTGGGTCCTGAGTGGCACCAAGGCCTGGATCACCAACGCCTGGGAGGCCTCGGCCGTAGTGGTCTTCGCCAGCACCGACAGATCCTTGCATAACAAGGTGAGGGGCTCGCAAGGGAGGGGCGGCAAGCCGTTCAGTATGTCCAGCTGCATCTCTGTGGTCTGACCGAGCCGCTTGGGCTCTGGGGCTCTTGCCAGCCAACTCTTTCCGGCCCCGGGGCGGCGCTGTCCCGGGAGGAGCCAGCAGAGGACGTCACAGCGAGGTTCTGAGGGAGGTGGAAATTGGGGTGGCGACCCGAATGGGAGTCTTGGGTGGTTCGTCTGAGGGGCGTGGCCTCGGGCCGGTGAGCAAGTCAGGGGCGTGTCCCGGCCTCCAGGGCATCAGTGCCTTCCTGGTCCCCATGCCCACACCCGGCCTCACGCTGGGGAAGAAGGAAGACAAGCTGGGCATCCGGGCCTCGTCCACGGCCAACCTCATCTTCGAGGACTGTCGCATCCCCAAGGACAGCCTGCTGGGGGAGCCGGGGCTGGGCTTCAAGATCGCCATGGTGAGCCTGGCAGCGGGGGGCGGGGGTTCCCTAGGGTGAGGCCCTGGGGAACGGCTGGCCCCTGACAGGTGGGTCCTCACAGCAAACCCTGGACACGGGCCGCATCGGCATCgcctcccaggccctgggcatTGCCCAGGCCGCCCTGGACTGTGCTGTGACCTACGCGGAGAACCGCAGTGCTTTCGGGGCGCCCCTCACCAAGCTGCAGGCCATCCAGGTAACAGACGCGCAGCCTTGCCTGGACGCCAGAGGGACGCGAGTTCGGcctttcctctctgcctcccagaCGGCTTTCAGCCTCGGCTCCGTCCTCCGCCCTCCTCTGTCCCGCCcctcagggagaggggagggcggGCCTGCACCAACGGTGGGGCGGGTCTGGGTTGTTGCAGTTCAAGTTGGCGGACATGGCCCTCGCCCTGGAGAGTGCCCGGCTGCTGACCTGGCGCGCTGCCATGCTGAAGGACAACAAAAAGCCTTTCACCAAGGTGCCAGTGGGGCAGGGGTCTCCCCGGGCCCAGCCCAGAGCTTCTATGGCGGCAGAGGCACTGAGGGAGCCGTCTGGGCGGGGTTCCAGTTCCTTGAGCCTGTGGGTTTATCGCTCCAAGGGGCGGCTTCCCCAGGCCCGCCGTGTTGAACAGGCCAGGTGCTAAGAATTTCTGACGCCACCGTCCTCTGTGGTTAGGAGGCGGCAATGGCCAAGCTGGCTGCATCGGAGGCCGCAACTGCCATCACCCACCAGGTGAGAGTCCCCACTGCCTGGGTGAGCTCCCCAGGGTTGGGTAAGCGGGAGTGTGCCGGCTGCTTCTTCCTCCCCGCTGGCCCTTATGCGTGGATGGTCCTGCCCTGTCTTTCCCCCACGAGTTGGGGAGGGGGGGTTGGTCTTCCTTTCCTGAGCCCTCCCGTTCCCCTTCAGGCCATGCAGATCCTGGGCGGCATGGGCTACGTGAAGGAGATGCCAGCCGAGCGGCACTACCGCGACGCCCGCATCACCGAGATTTATGAAGGCACCAGTGAGATCCAGAGGCTCGTGGTCGCCGGGCACCTGCTCAAGAGCTACCGGAGCTGAGCCCTTTCTGGAGGGCTGACCGTGCCGGCCGAGGAGCCGAGCTGGCCGGAGGACCCTGGGAAAGGGGGAGGGAGTCACGTGGCCTTCCCACTGACTCCCCCGCTGCAGCCTGCGGGGCGGGGCCACGCCCCCTCTTGCCaggacccctcccacctcccaggcccAGGCTCCTGGGTGGGCCTGCTGCCCTCCGTTACCTCTCTCCACCCCAGAGCCGGCTTCCTAAGAGCGGAGGCTGGCTGCGACCTGGCCTGAGGATGCCCAtctccagctgtttcttgactttgtACCCTCTCCACCGTTGACCGTgccttattttcttcatctggGGGCTTGGCCGTGGGAAGGGAGAAATGATTCCCCCGGGGACTCCCCGAATTCTGTCCTGTGGGTCCTGGCGCTCAGCAGGAGACCCAGCGTCTGCCGTTTCCTCTGAGTTCAGGGTCTGGAGGAGTGGGTTGGAGGCCGGAACGACCACATCTCGACGCAGAAGTTGTGTTCTCTGAGGCCTTCGCCGCCTTGGGGCTGGGTCGTTATGGAAGCCTTCCTGCGCACCGATAACCTTTGTAAAGTATAAATGAGTACAGGTGAGGGGTCTGACTTGTGCTTTGGGACAATTATATGTGGGAACCGAGTAATAAAGGATACCTGTCCCCTGACCTGTGTGTCCTTGCCTGAGTGCTGCTGCTGGGGAGGGAACGATGGTCTTTTAGACTGCTCTCTACAAACCCCCacactgtgtgagtgtgtgtgtgtaagagagacggggtggggggcggggggcaggctgAATCGAACcagagactcctgcattgcaggcagattcattaccgtctgagccactagggaagcgcAAAGTTTTGGAGAGAGAGATTAATCATAAACTCAGCAAGGAAACGGGTTTTAGGAGGGTTGGGTTTCCAGTCCCTGTGCTGTGGGGCTGGCGTTGGAACGGAAGAACCTCTGTGGGGTCCGGGGGAGCACGCGACGATCACCGCTGTGGCCCAAggcagagaagagagtggagctgctggagaagacagaaaaggggggtggggtgggggtgagaagaGCCCGCAAAGAGAGCTTCAGAGGAGGTGGGGACAGCCCTCCGCCGCCGAGCGGGAAGGGCTGAGACTTACACTTGAGGTCTCTGGAGGGCAGAGGGAATGGGGACATGATCCATTTGGAGCCACCATGCAGTGGGCGCCCAACCACGCGGGCTCTCGCCGCGCGCGGTTTCCGTGCAGGTTTGGGAGGCAGCCTCCAGCCCGCCGACCCCGGGCGCCCAGGGCCGGCCTTGCTTTTGACCTTCGGGCAGAGCCCGAGCCGAGGCTCCTGCAGGAGAGAGCGGCTCTCTGGGCACACGTTccttgggggcggggcggggcaccTGGTCCAGGTGCgcgggatggaggagcctggcagtgctGGGCCGGGAGACGCAGCGGCGGCGGCGTGTTTCCCCCGCTGCGCAGGCGGGCGGGGCGTGAGTGGTAACAGGTGCGCGATCCCGGGATCCCGAGATGCCCAGGCGCACGGATGCGGCCGCGAGGAGCGCGGGGACCGCTTCGCTGCCGCCTCGGCGTCTGCGGAGCTGCACCTCCTCCTACTCCAGGTAAGCGGCCAGCGCACCCCTCTGCGGGGCTCTGGGTTGGGATGGCAAGCTGAAGGTGCGGGGAACAGCCTGGGATTCAGGGCTCCTGCCCCGGAGCAGCCAcggttgagccacctgggaggctggGAAAGGACGGTCTCTCCCCGACTCAGTGACTGGGGCACCACAGGCGTCCAGATGACACCACGACGCCTCCAACGAGGCAGCCCTGGCTCCTGGCCCCTGTGAGGGTGTGGGGACAGGCACGAGGTTGAGGCGGTCTCTGGGCCTTTCCTCCAGGCAGTGGTGGAGTGTGAGGGGGCTTTGAGGTTCACAGGGGAACAGAGGGGGCCCAACCTGAGCCCCGGTCCCAGGCGGGACGCCAGGCTaggaacctgcttctcctgctctGGACTCTGGCCCCTCCTGGCCTGGCATCAAGCCCGCCTGGCCTACCTGCTGAAATGGCTCCAGACCTTGAAGggccaggcagccagagccacagAGCTCCTGCAGGGCACAGGGCTGGGCCAGCAGAgtcagccccacctgggaagtatGCTGATTTGTCCAGTGGCCACCCCAGCTGACCGTGTTCTTCTCAGATGGGGCTGGGAAGAACCTCAGCGACAGGGCCAGATAGAGCCATACCACCCTCCATTGCGCAGGTGAAAAGCCAGGGTCTCTGAGCCAACGTCCAGGAGTGTATGCACTCCTGGGCTTCCAAAAGCTCTCACAGGTCTCGGGTCTCCCTTtccagttgggggtgggggaaggcggaagtcagttcagtcactcagtcgtatccgactctttgcaaccccatggactgcagcacgccaggcttccctgtcggtcaccaactcccagaatttactcaaactcatgtccattgagtcagtgatgccatccaaccatcgtaccctctgtcatccccttctcctccctccttcaatctttcccagcatcagggtcttttccaaggagtcagctctttgcatcaggtggccaaagtattggagtttcagcttcaacatcagtccttccaatgaacacccaggactgatctcctttaggatggactggttggatctccttgcagtccaagggactctcaagagtcttctccaacaccacagttcaaaagcatcaattctttggtgctcagctttctttatagtccaactctcacacccatacatgactactggaaaaactggctttgactaggcagacctttgttggcaaagtcatatctctgctttttaatatgctgtccaagttagtcataacttttcttccaaggagcaaacgtcttttaatttcatggctgcagtcaccatctgcagtgattttggggccccccaaaataaaggctgtcactatttccattgtttccccatctatttgccatgaagtgatgggaccagatgctatgatcttagttttctgaatgttgagttttaagccatctttttcactgtcctctttcactttcatcaagaggctctttagttcttcttcatatctgaggttattgatatttctcccagaaatcttgattccagcttgtggggAGAGTCAACCATGAACCCTCAGTTTTGAGCAGGGAGCAGGCCTTCCTTAGTGGAAGCTTCTGCAGCTCAGAACTGAATGTTGAAGTCCACGTGAGGTCCTCTTGAACCTGAACTACACAGGTGGGTTGCACACATGTCGCTGTGTGCCTCTCATTCTAGGATGGTTTCTCAGAgtgaatttgtttttttgtgaCATTGGCATTTTTGAAGTGTACAGAcaggttaatttttattttctttttgaattatgaaagcgtaacacatttacaggagacttggaaaatacagaacaggGTTACATAATAGTTCCACTTATAttataggtatttttttttttaagtagatcaGGCTGGTTAATCTTGCAGACtgtgtatctgatgttattgatatttctcccagcaatcttgtttccagcttgaaatttatccagcccagcatttctcatgatatactctgcatagaagttaaataaacagggtgacaatatacagccttcacgtacctctttcccaattctgaaccagtctctccatgtccagttctaattattgcttcttgatctgcctacaggtttctcaggagacaggtcaggtggtttggtattcccagctctttaagaattttccacagtttgttgtggtccacacagtcacagTCTTTAGCGTAGTCCgtgaagcagaaggagatgtttttctgggattcccttgTCTTTTTtaggatccagtggatgttggcaatttgatctctggttcctctgccttttctaaatccagcttgtacatctggaagttctcagttcacatactgttgaagcctagcttgaagggttttgagcattattttgctagcatgtgaaatgagcacaattgcacggtagtctgaacattctttggcattacctttctttgggattggaatgaaaactgaccttttccagtcctggggccactgctgatttttccaaatttgctggcatattgagtgcagcactttcacagtatcatcttttaggatttgaaatagctcagctggaatgccaaaaagtaaaaaacaaacagagggCAACTCCCATACCCAtcgatattgattttttttttcttttgaccccttgtgtgatcttagttctccagtTCCCCTCCCCGCACAGGAGTGGgaacacccaccccacccccaccctgcccctgtgGTGGAAACtgattcttaacccctgaacctccagggaattcctccaTCACCACTGATTTTTACCTTAGTTGCATTGTAATCTCAGAACATTTTCtgcattattttaattctttgaaatatGTTGAGATTTGTGTCACGGCCCCAGTCATCTTCTATAAAAACTGAatgttttttaagattctttccccacATTGGTGCATTTAGCCCCAGttcgtttatttttatttctctatggtGTCTCCCTGTGCAAATATATTTAGGTAGTTTCCGGTTTTTCTCTGTTATAAACCACGATGTGGCGAACATTCTGGAATGTGTCTCCTTATTCCTGTGTGAGAGCTTCTGAGTGTTTAAATAGAAGTGGGCTTGCTGGCCTGACGCTGTTGGTTGCTTCAGCTTTACCAGCGCCTGCCAGGTTGCTCTGCATCGTTCTTCCATTGGCACACAGCCTCCTAACAGGGGAGGAGAGTGTCTGTCTCTTGGTACCAGCAGACTTGACGATTTTTCTTCatcctcattgtgattttaaccTGCATTTCCCTGGTCGATAGAGGAATTGCCCAGCTTTTCACTGTTTATTGGCTATTCTGGTTTCTGCTGTGAATTGCCATTTACATCCTTTGTTTCTTCCATGGGTTGTCTTCTCcttgttgattttttaatatttatttttagttgtttgtctgcatagggtcttagttgtgacacatgggatctagttccctgaccagggatcgaacccaggccccctgcattgggagagcagggtcttagtcactggaccaccagggaggttcctcCGTGTGCATGTTTTGGATACTAATCACTTGCCAACTGTAGAGTTGCCAAAAGACTCCTTCCTTGTGTGACTTCAACTTTTTTAtggatttatatttatttatggctgcgctgggtctttgctgctgtgggggattttctctagttgcggtgggcGGCCCTCTCGTTGCAGGGCACCCCCCCTTGATGCAAAGCAGGGGCTCTGGGGTGCATGGACTTCAGAGGTTGGAGCACAGGGCCTgagcagttgtggctcctggttCTCGAGCACAggttcaacagttgtggtgcacgggcttcgtcGCTCTGAGGtcgcacatggaatcttcctggaccagggatggaacccgtgtctcctactctggaaggtggattctttatgactgagccaacagggacacccttaaactttttaaagtagttttacattttaagggcttacctggtggctcagatgagaaagaatccacctatagtgcaagagactcgggttcgatccctgggtcgggaagatcttcagagaagggaatggctacccactctagtattcttgcctggagaattccaaggacagaggagcctggcgggctacagtctatggggttgcaaagagtcggac of Bos indicus isolate NIAB-ARS_2022 breed Sahiwal x Tharparkar chromosome 17, NIAB-ARS_B.indTharparkar_mat_pri_1.0, whole genome shotgun sequence contains these proteins:
- the ACADS gene encoding short-chain specific acyl-CoA dehydrogenase, mitochondrial isoform X1 — translated: MAAMLLARACGLVRGAPWPWGWRRLHTVYQSVELPETHQMLRQTCRDFAEKELFPIAAQVDKEHRFPAAQVKKMGELGLMAMNVPEELSGAGLDYLAYSIAMEEISRGCASTGVIMSVNNSLYLGPILKFGTKEQKQRWVAPFTSGDKIGCFALSEPGNGSDAGAAATTARADGDSWVLSGTKAWITNAWEASAVVVFASTDRSLHNKGISAFLVPMPTPGLTLGKKEDKLGIRASSTANLIFEDCRIPKDSLLGEPGLGFKIAMQTLDTGRIGIASQALGIAQAALDCAVTYAENRSAFGAPLTKLQAIQFKLADMALALESARLLTWRAAMLKDNKKPFTKEAAMAKLAASEAATAITHQAMQILGGMGYVKEMPAERHYRDARITEIYEGTSEIQRLVVAGHLLKSYRS
- the ACADS gene encoding short-chain specific acyl-CoA dehydrogenase, mitochondrial isoform X2, which encodes MAAMLLARACGLVRGAPWPWGWRRLHTVYQSVELPETHQMLRQTCRDFAEKELFPIAAQVDKEHRFPAAQVKKMGELGLMAMNVPEELSGAGLDYLAYSIAMEEISRGCASTGVIMSVNNSLYLGPILKFGTKEQKQRWVAPFTSGDKIGCFALSEPGNGSDAGAAATTARADGDSWVLSGTKAWITNAWEASAVVVFASTDRSLHNKGISAFLVPMPTPGLTLGKKEDKLGIRASSTANLIFEDCRIPKDSLLGEPGLGFKIAMQTLDTGRIGIASQALGIAQAALDCAVTYAENRSAFGAPLTKLQAIQEAAMAKLAASEAATAITHQAMQILGGMGYVKEMPAERHYRDARITEIYEGTSEIQRLVVAGHLLKSYRS